A stretch of Helicobacter pylori oki112 DNA encodes these proteins:
- the fic gene encoding protein adenylyltransferase Fic: MHLDRQSLEKAKHLIQSGLIDTIEVGTIKGLQEIHRFLFEGLYEFAGKIRDKNISKGNFRFANCLYLDLILPRIESMPQSHFNQIIEKYVEMNIAHPFLEGNGRATRIWLDLLLKKELKKIVLWDRIDKAAYLSAMERSPVNDLEIKTLLKKHKIPFLKIKSFICQR; encoded by the coding sequence ATGCATTTAGACAGGCAGAGTTTAGAAAAAGCCAAGCATTTGATCCAAAGCGGTCTGATTGACACCATAGAAGTAGGCACAATCAAGGGCTTGCAAGAAATCCATCGGTTTTTGTTTGAAGGGTTGTATGAATTTGCCGGGAAAATCAGGGATAAAAATATTTCTAAAGGGAATTTCAGGTTCGCTAACTGCTTGTATTTGGATTTGATTTTACCCAGAATTGAGAGCATGCCACAAAGCCATTTCAATCAAATCATAGAAAAATATGTGGAAATGAATATCGCTCACCCTTTTTTGGAGGGTAATGGCAGAGCCACAAGGATATGGCTTGATTTGTTGCTTAAAAAAGAATTGAAAAAAATTGTGCTTTGGGATAGGATTGATAAAGCCGCTTATTTGAGTGCGATGGAGAGAAGCCCTGTGAATGATTTGGAAATCAAAACGCTTTTAAAAAAGCATAAAATTCCATTCTTAAAAATTAAAAGCTTTATTTGTCAGCGTTAG
- a CDS encoding HP1165 family MFS efflux transporter, with protein MLRKNILAYYGANFLLIIAQSLPHAILTPLLLSKGLSLSEILLVQTFFSFCVLVAEYPSGVLADLMSRKNLFLVSNAFLIASFSFVLFFDSFIFMLVAWGLYGLYSACSSGTIEASLITDIKENKKDLSKFLAKNNQITYLGMIIGSSLGSFLYLKVHAMLYIVGIFLIMLCVLTIIFYFKEKEEDFKSQKSLKLLKEQVKGSLKELKDNPKLKILLVGHLITPVFFMSHFQMWQAYFLKQGIKEQYLFIFYIAFQVISILIHFLKASNYSQKITLSSLLVLLGVSPLLLMNIPYCFIGVYALMVAFFTYMSYCLGYQFSKFVSKNNISSLSSLLSSCVRVVSVLILSLSSLELRYFSPLTIITMHFALTLLILFFFLYKAKPFDE; from the coding sequence ATGTTAAGAAAAAACATTTTAGCTTACTATGGGGCGAATTTTCTCTTAATTATCGCTCAAAGCTTACCCCATGCGATTTTAACCCCCTTGTTGCTTTCTAAAGGGCTTAGTTTGAGTGAAATCTTGCTCGTGCAAACCTTTTTTAGCTTTTGCGTGCTGGTGGCTGAATACCCAAGCGGTGTTTTAGCGGATTTGATGAGCCGGAAGAATTTATTCCTGGTTTCTAATGCCTTTTTAATCGCTAGTTTTTCGTTTGTGCTGTTTTTTGATAGCTTTATTTTCATGCTTGTAGCATGGGGGCTGTATGGTTTGTATAGCGCATGCTCTAGCGGCACGATTGAAGCTTCACTCATCACAGACATTAAAGAAAACAAAAAGGATTTGTCCAAGTTTTTAGCCAAAAACAATCAAATCACTTATTTAGGCATGATTATAGGGAGTTCTTTGGGGTCGTTTTTGTATCTCAAAGTCCATGCGATGCTGTATATTGTGGGGATTTTTTTAATCATGCTCTGCGTGCTAACGATCATTTTTTATTTTAAAGAAAAAGAAGAGGATTTTAAAAGCCAAAAAAGTTTGAAACTCCTTAAAGAGCAGGTCAAAGGCAGCCTTAAAGAGCTTAAAGATAACCCCAAGCTTAAAATTTTGTTAGTGGGGCATTTGATTACGCCCGTCTTTTTTATGAGCCATTTTCAAATGTGGCAAGCGTATTTTTTAAAACAAGGCATTAAAGAGCAATACCTTTTTATATTTTATATCGCTTTTCAAGTGATTTCTATCCTCATTCATTTTTTAAAAGCTTCAAATTACAGCCAAAAAATCACCCTAAGTTCGCTTTTGGTGTTACTGGGCGTTAGCCCCTTATTGCTTATGAATATCCCTTATTGTTTCATAGGGGTGTATGCGCTCATGGTGGCGTTTTTCACTTATATGAGTTATTGCTTGGGGTATCAATTCTCCAAATTCGTTTCTAAAAACAACATTTCATCGCTCTCATCGCTTTTATCAAGCTGTGTGCGCGTGGTCTCTGTGCTAATCTTATCGCTCAGCAGTTTGGAACTGCGTTACTTTTCACCCCTAACTATCATAACCATGCATTTTGCTCTAACGCTTCTCATTCTCTTTTTCTTTTTGTATAAGGCTAAGCCGTTTGATGAGTGA
- the proC gene encoding pyrroline-5-carboxylate reductase, protein MEILQFIGYGNMAQAILEGSHEILSKRFILEITGRNPEKIAPFLQEKNIQAQIVPYKEAIDTHQKFVFLLFKPYNLKDFNYQGQAQSVLSALAGVNFEALSNAINSLHYLKCMPNIASKFALSSTAVCEKSVVPSISEKALSIIESFGNCVRVGNEEQVDASIATNGSALAFLSLVASSLKDAGIREGLNARDSLELVKMSFKGFAKLLEKERPEMIIEQICTPKGATIEGLSVLEKKGVRGAFIEACHESVKKMRL, encoded by the coding sequence ATGGAAATCTTACAATTCATCGGCTATGGGAATATGGCTCAAGCGATTTTAGAAGGCTCTCATGAAATTTTATCCAAGCGTTTTATTTTAGAGATTACTGGGCGAAATCCTGAAAAAATCGCCCCCTTTTTACAAGAAAAAAACATTCAAGCCCAAATCGTGCCTTACAAAGAAGCTATTGATACACACCAAAAATTCGTGTTTTTACTTTTCAAACCTTATAACCTTAAGGATTTTAATTATCAAGGGCAAGCCCAAAGCGTTTTGAGCGCGTTAGCCGGGGTAAATTTTGAAGCTTTAAGCAATGCGATCAATTCTTTACATTACTTAAAATGCATGCCCAACATTGCGAGCAAATTCGCCCTTTCTTCTACGGCGGTGTGTGAAAAATCGGTTGTGCCTTCAATAAGCGAGAAAGCTTTGAGTATTATTGAAAGTTTTGGGAATTGCGTGCGAGTGGGAAACGAAGAGCAGGTGGATGCCAGTATAGCGACCAATGGGAGCGCGCTCGCTTTTTTAAGCTTGGTAGCGAGCAGTTTGAAAGACGCCGGCATTAGAGAGGGCTTGAACGCTAGAGATTCTTTAGAATTGGTAAAAATGAGTTTTAAAGGCTTTGCCAAGCTGTTAGAAAAAGAACGCCCAGAAATGATTATAGAGCAAATTTGCACCCCTAAAGGCGCCACGATTGAAGGCTTGAGCGTTTTAGAAAAAAAGGGGGTTAGGGGAGCGTTTATAGAAGCTTGCCATGAAAGCGTAAAAAAAATGCGCCTCTAA
- a CDS encoding flavodoxin, translating to MGKIGIFFGTDSGNAEAIAEKISKAIGNAEVIDVAKASKEQFNGFTKVILVAPTAGAGDLQTDWEDFLGTLEASDFANKTIGLVGLGDQDTYSETFAEGIFHIYEKAKAGKVVGYTSTDGYHFEASKAVEGGKFVGLVIDEDNQDDLTDERISKWVEQVKGSFA from the coding sequence ATGGGAAAAATTGGTATCTTTTTTGGGACAGACAGCGGGAACGCTGAAGCTATCGCTGAAAAAATCAGCAAGGCTATTGGTAATGCGGAAGTGATTGATGTGGCTAAAGCTTCTAAAGAGCAATTTAATGGCTTTACAAAGGTTATTTTGGTCGCTCCCACAGCCGGTGCGGGTGATTTGCAAACAGATTGGGAAGACTTTTTAGGCACACTAGAAGCGAGCGACTTTGCGAATAAAACCATTGGGCTTGTAGGCTTGGGCGATCAAGACACTTACAGCGAAACTTTTGCAGAAGGCATTTTCCACATTTATGAAAAAGCTAAAGCCGGCAAAGTGGTAGGGTACACTTCCACTGATGGTTATCATTTTGAAGCTTCTAAAGCGGTAGAAGGCGGTAAATTCGTGGGTCTTGTGATTGATGAAGACAATCAAGACGATCTCACTGATGAGAGGATTTCAAAATGGGTAGAACAAGTTAAAGGTTCTTTTGCTTAA
- the ccoS gene encoding cbb3-type cytochrome oxidase assembly protein CcoS: MNTEILTIMLVVSVLMGLIGLIAFLWGVKSGQFDDEKRMLESVLYDSTSDLNEAILQEKRQEN, encoded by the coding sequence ATGAATACAGAAATTTTAACCATCATGTTAGTTGTCTCAGTGCTTATGGGATTAATAGGCTTAATAGCGTTTTTATGGGGGGTTAAAAGCGGTCAGTTTGACGATGAAAAACGCATGCTTGAAAGCGTGTTGTATGACAGCACGAGCGATTTGAACGAAGCGATTTTACAAGAAAAACGCCAAGAGAATTAA
- a CDS encoding DedA family protein, with product MQEALLRFQEGFKEWGYLILFLYSLGGGYVGIVIASILSATTHALDIKITILVAFLGNMVGSGALVVFARYQKREFLKYFQKHRRKLALASLWVKRYALLMIFVNKYLYGIKSVVPLAVGFSKYPLKRFLWLNVFSSFLWALIVGSVSFQASDWVKTLYERLSHYTSFFVISFVLIALLIWFLLKRYSRKMGF from the coding sequence ATGCAAGAAGCGTTGTTGCGTTTTCAAGAGGGTTTTAAGGAGTGGGGTTATCTTATTTTATTTTTATATTCTTTAGGGGGTGGGTATGTGGGGATTGTCATCGCTTCCATTTTGAGCGCTACCACACACGCTTTAGATATAAAAATAACCATTCTTGTCGCTTTTTTAGGGAATATGGTAGGGAGTGGGGCTCTTGTAGTCTTTGCCCGCTATCAAAAAAGAGAGTTTTTAAAGTATTTCCAAAAGCATAGAAGAAAGCTTGCTTTAGCGAGTTTGTGGGTGAAACGCTACGCCTTGCTCATGATTTTTGTTAATAAATATTTGTATGGGATTAAAAGCGTTGTGCCTTTGGCGGTTGGTTTTAGCAAATACCCTTTAAAAAGGTTTTTATGGCTTAATGTTTTTTCCAGTTTTTTGTGGGCGTTAATCGTGGGGAGCGTTTCTTTTCAAGCGAGCGATTGGGTGAAAACGCTGTATGAAAGGCTTTCTCATTACACTTCGTTTTTTGTCATAAGTTTTGTTCTTATAGCGCTTTTAATATGGTTTTTATTGAAACGATATTCGCGCAAAATGGGTTTTTAA
- a CDS encoding NAD(P)-binding domain-containing protein, translating to MSQEVLDVLIVGAGPGGIATAIECEIAGVKKVLLCEKTESHSGMLEKFYKAGKRIDKDYKKQVVELKGHIPFKDSFKEETLENFTNLLKEHRITPSYKTDIESVKKEGEYFKITTTSNTTYHAKFVVVAIGKMGQPNRPTYKIPVALSKQVVFSINDCKENEKTLVIGGGNSAVEYAIALCKTTPTTLNYRKKEFSRINEDNAKNLQEVLDNNTLKSKLGVDIESLEEDNTQIKVNFTDNTSESFDRLLYAIGGSTPLEFFKRCSLELDPSTNIPVVKENLESNNIPNLFIVGDILFKSGASIATALNHGYDVAQEIAKRLCS from the coding sequence ATGAGTCAAGAAGTTTTAGACGTGTTGATAGTGGGCGCAGGGCCTGGGGGCATTGCCACAGCTATAGAATGCGAAATAGCCGGCGTTAAAAAGGTGCTTTTATGCGAAAAAACCGAAAGCCATTCAGGCATGCTGGAAAAGTTTTATAAAGCCGGTAAAAGGATTGATAAAGATTATAAAAAGCAAGTCGTAGAGCTTAAAGGGCATATCCCTTTTAAAGACAGCTTTAAAGAAGAAACTTTAGAGAATTTCACTAATCTTTTAAAAGAGCACCGCATCACGCCAAGCTATAAAACCGATATTGAGAGCGTGAAAAAAGAAGGCGAATACTTTAAAATCACCACCACTTCTAACACAACCTATCATGCTAAATTTGTGGTGGTTGCGATCGGGAAAATGGGCCAACCAAACCGCCCTACTTATAAAATCCCTGTTGCACTCTCCAAACAAGTGGTTTTTAGCATCAACGATTGTAAGGAAAATGAAAAAACCCTTGTGATCGGCGGAGGCAACTCAGCGGTGGAATACGCCATTGCTTTGTGCAAAACCACCCCTACCACCCTCAATTACCGCAAAAAAGAATTCAGCCGTATCAATGAAGACAACGCTAAAAATTTGCAAGAAGTCCTAGACAATAACACGCTTAAAAGCAAGCTTGGAGTGGATATTGAAAGCCTAGAAGAAGATAACACTCAAATTAAGGTTAATTTCACCGATAACACGAGCGAGAGTTTTGATCGCTTGCTGTATGCGATCGGAGGCTCTACCCCTTTAGAGTTTTTTAAACGCTGTTCTTTAGAATTAGATCCTAGCACCAATATCCCTGTGGTGAAAGAAAATTTAGAGAGCAACAATATCCCTAATTTGTTCATCGTGGGCGATATTTTATTCAAATCAGGAGCGAGCATCGCTACCGCACTAAATCATGGCTATGATGTTGCGCAAGAAATCGCTAAAAGGTTGTGCTCTTAA
- the ybeY gene encoding rRNA maturation RNase YbeY → MLEIDNQTPLKSDFLLLEKIANVLAPTQIIELVLVSDETMREINRDLRGCDYATDVLSFPLEAIPHTPLGSVVINAPLAQTNALKLGHRLEEEIALLFIHGVLHLLGYDHEKDKGEQRQKESELIKAFNLPLSLIERAQD, encoded by the coding sequence ATGCTAGAAATAGACAACCAAACTCCGCTAAAATCAGACTTTTTATTATTAGAAAAAATCGCAAATGTTTTAGCCCCCACTCAAATTATTGAGCTTGTTTTGGTGAGCGATGAAACCATGCGAGAAATCAATAGGGATTTAAGGGGTTGCGATTACGCTACCGATGTTTTGAGCTTCCCTTTAGAAGCCATTCCTCACACCCCTTTAGGGAGCGTGGTGATTAATGCGCCATTAGCTCAAACTAACGCCCTGAAATTAGGGCATAGATTAGAAGAGGAGATCGCTCTTTTATTCATTCATGGGGTGTTGCACTTGTTGGGCTATGACCATGAAAAAGATAAGGGTGAACAACGCCAAAAAGAGAGCGAACTCATTAAGGCTTTTAACTTGCCTTTGAGTTTGATTGAACGCGCACAGGATTAG